Below is a genomic region from Melanotaenia boesemani isolate fMelBoe1 chromosome 19, fMelBoe1.pri, whole genome shotgun sequence.
attaggCATTTCATCTCGTAATGGAAATGTTACCCAGTAGTCCATTTCAGAAATCCACTGTCTTGAgctgttaaaatatataaactgatttccacttttaaaatgattgaatATCTTCAGGGTTTAGTGGGGGTTTTCTGAAATTTTCTGCTGAAtaaaaagttgattttttttttttccaggggcTGTACAGCTTTGTTCTAATATGAAGCTTTatcaaatatgaataaaaccatTACTTGATCATCATGGACCTTGTGAGGTTGAAGGCTAACTCCATTTCAACCAGGACATGACAGCACCTCTGGAGTTCTGACGGGACTTTCTGCAAATGAAGATCTGATGCAACGCCTGAGAATTTGGATGAGGAAAGATGTTGCTGCCTCCCGTTTAAAGCACTGAGAATGTGGAGCAGATGTAAACCTGAAGGAATGAAAACTAGCAGTGGTTAATGCAAACTGTCAAACTCAATGTGTGTTCTATAATGCCACATTGAGGTCCTCATTCATACATCATATTTAAGCCACTTATAACTAAGATTTAAAAAAGGCTCCTGAAAAATGAACCAGAGTTGTGTTGACATGTAATGGACAACTTTGCTAATAATATAGCTTAaagatttaatgtaaaattgtttttttgtggtctAGCATAAAATCTTTGTTCCATGTTTAATATGTGAAAAATCCCTAAACCAGGGATAGTTGGACAGAAAtcaggattttagcagcaacaaggtgattcccaaacagctgttagctggaaactcggcttatctcagcatggaggcagaaactggacatgtGGAGGACAGAAGAGCCAGGATTAAAaaccatctacagcagatgaacaggatctgaaagtgatgtcctgaagaaatacAAATCCAGGACctgagatgcatctggaccttcagctgattcATCTGCTGTTGGCTGAAgactcatcagaaatggtctccatggaaacgtggctgtcaagaagccgttcttaaggaagggaaacggggaggaaaggctgaggtaggtcacatgacacaagaactcaAAATCAGTGGCCAGGTCTGATTGAGGGATGGATTCTCCCCAGAACCTGACATTAACGtgattgaagcagtgtgggatcgtCTGGACAGAAtgaaacaaaaggcagaaacatccaaagaacaACTTTGGAAAGTCTTTCAAGAACTCAGGATTTCTTAAATTCTTGAAGTCAGTAATGGTGAttaagaataaagctgctcaaaCAAAGTCTTCACCTTTTAAGCTCTTCATAATTGTAGAAATtgttttgcctaattgtttgcAGATGTTTCTTATAAAAATTAGCAAGGTATTGAAATCACTGCATCTTTTAATAACTATTAGCCAGATTCAGCTTTTCCTCTTTTGCGCCGACCTTAATTTGTTTATCTTTACGTAAGCTATTTTAACGAACTGGATGATTGTCAAGTTGAATGTAGTTTTGTAAAACGTTTAACGAAATTACGGAGTACGTTTTTATCTGAAATGCACTCCGATACTATAGGTGGCGCTGTTTGCTCGCTGTTGCTTGGTTTGACCTCCTTagaaaaccacagaagaagacaggcGATACGCCGATGAAAACAAGACACATAAATTAGCCGTATATATTTTTCATTGCAGAAAGTTGTTTTGATTAATGGAATAGTTTAAATATGTTAATCtaaactttatatttaattacgTTAGATAAGCTCGCGTGCTCTCGTAACATCTCACACTAAATATTAGCTAGCCTCTAGCTCTTGGCTAACTAGCTAGATTAGCTTCTGCTCGGTTTTTGACGTTTTTGTGGATTCCTTGTCGTTTTGCGGTGGCGCTTTGTTGAAAAATTAGTAtcttaaaaagctaaaacatgTCAGAAGATTATGAATTCAGCGAAGACCCGAACATGATGAgaatggaggaggatggagaggcTAACAGTGATGATCCGATGTCAGCGGCTGGGGACGGTGGCCTGATGGGGGGTGAGGCCGAGGGCTCCAGGATTGACGCCAGTAaaaatgaggaggatgaggggTACGGTAACGTTAGCGATGTTCATTTAGGGTTAAAGTATTTACACTATTTAAACCGAAACGTATAAGATGCCAGAGCTGATTTCTGGTTAGCCTCCTGAGGAGCCACTGGGATGTAGTTCTTATTGGACTCTGGATAAACCGCTCTGTTAATGACAGCGACATTATTCCACAGACATTAATACACAAGGATTATAAAGATGGATTAGTGGAAATTTTCTGTATTGAGTGTTCtgctgtttattcttttaaatagcCATCTTTAAAGTAGTAGCATTCAGGTTTGGATGCAGGTAGTTGCTGATCTTTCCTTTGACTGTAAATAATGTGTTGCTTTTAATAACTCGCCAGCTGTAAGACCCTACTATAACTTTCAGAGGTACGATGgaccttttttcagctttttagtCTGTCTGATTTACTTGTACCAAATGCAGTTGTTAGAATAAACTAATTTGGTGtaggaaaataaactaaaacaccTGTATAGACTCAATGCTTACATTATGCTTACATTCCCCACCTGACCACAGCTctgcaaattaaaaaagaaaaaaaaaattaagcatgtTTACTTGTTATTCACATGAACTGAGTATTTGCTTGGTTGCTGTCCAGCCTCACATGGTTTTCTTAGGTTCTACTTGTCTCATATAAACATAGATTCTCATTTTTCCCCACGTTTGTTCTGTCAACAGCAAAATGTTTGTTGGGGGGCTCAGCTGGGATACGACTAAGAAGGACCTGaaggattacttttcaaagTTCGGGGAGGTTGTAGACTGCACGTTAAAACTGGACCCCATGACTGGGCGTTCAAGGGGATTCGGTTTTGTTCTCTTCAAAGAACCTGAAAGTGTTGATAAGGTATTTTCCTTCtgacataaataataaacattatttttgtgAATTGTCCCCAGTGTAGCtgtgattaaaatgtgttacttttattattattaacaaaattTAGCCCCAGTTTTGCTATTCTTAGTATCAAactcagtttgtttattttttctctaaCTATAAATCTGACATTTCCAGCTGCGCTTGTGAggtactgtcctgcaggttttacatgtttccctgctgcaacacacctgtctTGAATCAATGGGTCATCACCAGGATGCAGAACGTTTAATTTGAGAGAAGTGTGTTCTTGTTGGGAAACACTAAAACCTGGAGGAACCAGGTTTAAGAACCCTGGTCTGAAGTGCAAGTTGGATTAGACCAGTTTGATGGTCTGCTGTTACTGCTTCTAAAGATTGTcttgtttccatgtttttagCTCATTTTGTTTGACCAGCAACCTGAAAATATTTGGATTTGCACAGAAAGAAATGGGAGTAAAGTCTGATAAGACGGGCTGCACTAAGATTATCTAATATTTGTTTTGGGCTCAGAAAACTGGTGGAGATTTTCTGTATGAGCTGTTTATCAGTCATTTATTCCATGATGAAGGTTGCCTCGCAGAAGGAACATAAACTCAACGGGAAGGTGATCGACCCCAAAAAAGCCAAGGCCATGAAGAGCAAGGAGCCTGTGAAGAAGATCTTTGTTGGCGGTCTGTCTCCAGACACCCCTGAGGAGAAAGTCAGAGAGTATTTTGGTGCCTTTGGAGaggtttgtctttatttccttAAATTCAGGGTTTGCTGTCTCTCTAGAGcagtgatccccaaccctggtcctcaaggcctgcaggtcttagatgtctccctggtacaacacacctgattcaaactgatgtatctctgacaagctctgcttgttgtagaaaaaaattatcaaGAGTACgaaatgagtaaaagtatataaggtttatgacaggagaagtattgaatacagaattacttgcaagtaataaGAGTGGTCGTCTCAACTCGCGTGAAGTCGAGAGAAACtcgggaggcaagaggaaaaacaatttctgtagaaagaatcctccttcctgaagaccttgggtggacacacaactccaagagctggcgtcaaaacaacctcatagttgtctccaccagaaccagtctaagggtctgaggaaggaccagttaaaggtcatcttaccctcatagtgaacttttaacagagcatgtatagattttgaggaaaatcccgtataaaagagagaatttgtttaacttcagcagaacaagcactgatttcagtcagggttggtacagtcagttaggtgagtttactgcttgagtttctgtcttggtttcgggttattgtttacattgctggtgtggggctctgtcgttagcaccttctctcttcaaccagttgaggccgtgacgcgggtcacacccactgtgtactgctcagggcaaagcagatagaggcggtgattttgaggaaaatcccgtataaaagagagaatttgtttaacttcagcagaacaagcactgatttcagtcagggttggtacagtcagttaggtgagtttactgcttgagtttctgtcttggtttcgggttattgtttacattgctggtgtggggctctgtcgttagcaccttctctcttcaaccagttgaggccgtgacgcgggtcacacccactgtgtactgctcagggcaaagcagatagaggcggtttcagccgggtgcaatcaagcaaagtgtgctcagctgtgtcagctccaggtacctttccacacatggtgcgctgaagcgtcagcgaggcgtcagcctttgtgtcagcccacgtcgggttaagaccacaaagggtaaagacctgcgagtctacctgCGCGAGTCCACCGAGCAAAGGCACAAGCTTAACACTCCTCACAACTATATtaacgcacaatgtgcttcaaaccatccctgtcagatatgggtacagaccaagacgtgtcacccatagacactgCAATCCGCAAAAgctgtcctttccaatggcatgcacgtcagtcacaccctctgttacctttggtctctggaactgtcagtccgcagttaacaaaacagaatttatcagttcattgataaatctctctgacattcaggtcctagccctgactgaaacctggatccgtccagaaaacacagctacaccagctgccctttctgtcaatgcagaatttagccaaacacctcgctcagctggacgaggaggtggaacgggcattcttatttctaaaaagtggaacttaacttctgtccgtcctatggctaactgctcatcacttgagtatcactcAGTAAAGGTCTcaacacccatcactgcatacattctggtcatttaccgccctccgggtggcagtatagctgagtttgtctctgaaatggacatgattctctctgacattcctgatgatggcacaccactaattgtcatgggagacatgaacattcacattgacaaaccacaggcaactgactttctggctcttatctactctttcaatctcaaactggttcagactcctccaacacacaaagctggtaatactcttgacttggtgctgaccagaaactgctccacagccgacctgtctgtcaccccgctgcacctctctgaccacttcctggttaaattctctgtcttccttcctcatgtcaatcaagcagctccaaaaatggtgtcctaccgcagaaacttgagatccctcagacctacacagctgtctgatgaggtttactctaccctcccttcccactcagacttctccttactgtctgttaatgaggctacagaaacactctgctcctctctcgcctcctctctggacaaactctgtcctctggtgtcaaaaccagccagacaaaaccctcccagtccatggctcacagaggctctaagggatcacagagccggactcagggcggctgaaagaaagtggcgcaaatcaaaagagcacactgacttgtctgagtagcagcaaaaactcgtaactttcacatccagcctaaaggcggccaagatagccttttatcagaacaagatccgcaatgctcccaacacacgacaactgttcatggtgtttaactctcttctatctccaccacctgctcagcctcccactgtgctgactgcagaaatgtttgcttcctacttcactgaaaaggttgctaccatcagtaaccaattcactgagcctgaccaactcagccttaccaaaccagctactggtgcctcactctgctccttccgctgtctgaatgaggacgaagtctctaaacttctagtcagctcaaaacccacaacctgtcctcttgatcctgttccctctgacatcctgcagagcattttacctacagtcaaatctgcagtaactcatattatcaactcctctcttaaatccggtgtctttccttctgccttcaagcaagctcgggttaccctgctgctgaagaaacccacactcaacccagcccaggttgaaaactaccggccggtctcactgcttccattcatgtctaaattactagagcgtgccgtcttcagtcaggtctcacagttcctccaagacaacaacctgttagatccatatcaatctggatataggcaaggtcactctactgaaactgctctcctgtcagttactgattccctacgggttgccagatccactggtcaatcctcagtccttatactgctggacctgtcggctgcctttgacactgtcaaccatcatatactgttctccaaactcttagagcttggcatctcaggatctgtcctctcgtggtttacatcctacctcacagggagatcattcaaagtatcttggcgagggggcgtgtccagatcacatgggctgacaacaggggtgcctcagggctcggtgctcggccctcttctcttttccctatacacctcctcactcggtgcagtcattagctctcatggtttctcctaccactgctatgcagatgacactcagcttttcctttctttcccacctgatgacacaaccgtctcaatgcgaatatcagcatgccttgctgatatgtctgcatggatgaaggatcgccaccttcagctaaatctgtccaagactgagcttattgtcttcccagccagtccttctttaccaccacagataagcttgcagcttgactcaatcacactagtccctacatcttctaccaggaatcttggtgtcatggtagacaaccagctgacctttaaggatcatgttgcctcggtttcccggtcttgccgatttgctctctacaacatcagaaggatcagaccctacctgactgaacacacgacccagctcctggtccaggctctggtcatttcacgcattgactactgcaactccttactggctggcctgcctgcatgctcagttaaacctctgcagatgatccagaacgcagcagcacgtctggtcttcaaccagcccaaaagagctcatgtcactccactgctaattgctcttcactggcttccagttgcagcgcatcagattcaaagctctgcttctggcttacaaaacaataacccaaacggctccgggctaccttcactccttaatccagagctacactccctctcgaaacttgcgctctaccagcgaaagacgcctagtgctcccaccacaacgtggcgcaaaatcagtagctagactcttctcctctgttgttccccggtggtggaacgatctaccaaactccgtccgatccgcagagtccgtatccacttttaagaccaagctaaagactcagttgtttaaggagcatttccacatttagcttaactaaatgagtcagaaagatttgtccagctttttggctcaaccaagtactgaagaagctgtgtgcacttatgcccaagatgatattgtgtgatgaaatcatgcacttatgcccaagttgatattatgtgatgaaatcatgcacttatgacctagttgatattgtgtgatgaaatcgtgatcctgtattaaaaaaaaaaaaaaaaaaaaacaattatatgcactgcactagcactacatgacagcacctgggtccaactggactcaaaagcggtctgactatcacttaattatgacgtcccatcttgtttgaattcatgcttgtgttgttcttcctctcaaatgtaagtcgctttggataaaagcgtctgctaaatgactgtagaatagaatagaatagaatagaatatatgaagagaagaaacctttaaagtgaataaaagcgtgatgagtaaaaactaatatagtaacaatcagtgtaaatacaatttaaaaatgaatatagtaaaggaaagaattataggtgtgattatattatatatagagcgtaataagtaaaatttcttccacatgcTCCagcctgctaatgagccattaatttgaatcaggtgtgttgcagcagggagacatctaagacctgcagggtagtgggccttgaggaccagggctgGGAATCACTGAACTGGAGCTTCTGCGTTAACCTGCTTGTTATTAGTACATTAGtgtttgttgcaatgacaaagttCTGTTAGATAATGTGAACAGTGTTATTTCTTGCTTTCACTGATGTGACCAGGTGGAGTCGATTGAACTCCCCATGGAAAACAAGACGAACAAGCGGAGAGGGTTCTGCTTCATCACGTTCACAGAGGAAGAGCCGGTGAAGTTAATCATGGAGAAAAAGTACCACAATATTGGACTAAGCAAGGTACAGCTGGTTTCTACCTCCTGATAAAATACTCACTATTCAGTTCAAgttattttcagtccagttatGGTCACTTGGTTAAAATCTGATGTGTGATTGGTTCCCTCAGTGTGAAATAAAGGTGGCCGTGTCGAAGGAGCAgtaccagcagcagcagtactGGGGAGGTAGAGGGGGCTACTCGTCCAGGTctcgaggaagaggaggtggtgAGTTAAATACATGTACAGAAACCAGGCTTAGCTCCTAATAACTAAAGTctctattcattttatttatttaattgggacAGTGTAGGTTAGTGTAAACATGCAGGATTATAACAAAGGATGCTAACTTCTGTAAGAATGGAAACACCATAcgaaaagaaattatttgataaaataaacatacaacagTATGAATCTTTTTCAGTTTCACATACCTGGAATTAgatgttttgtaattttgtagATCCGTTATGATTTGTAGGTTATGTgaaaatgagttagaaaaattattaaaaaaaaaaaaaaaaaatatatatatatatatatatatatatatatatatatatatatatccccacaatgtatataaaatatatgtttttatattggtttaaaaataatatttatttattagaaacaGACTATATTAACAGTAGTTACTCTCCTGCTTTGACTCTC
It encodes:
- the hnrnpd gene encoding heterogeneous nuclear ribonucleoprotein D0 is translated as MSEDYEFSEDPNMMRMEEDGEANSDDPMSAAGDGGLMGGEAEGSRIDASKNEEDEGKMFVGGLSWDTTKKDLKDYFSKFGEVVDCTLKLDPMTGRSRGFGFVLFKEPESVDKVASQKEHKLNGKVIDPKKAKAMKSKEPVKKIFVGGLSPDTPEEKVREYFGAFGEVESIELPMENKTNKRRGFCFITFTEEEPVKLIMEKKYHNIGLSKCEIKVAVSKEQYQQQQYWGGRGGYSSRSRGRGGGPNQNWNQGYGNYWNQGYGNYGNYGYGNQGYGGYGGYDYSGYNNYYGYGDYNNQSGGYGKSPRRGGHTNSYKPY